A region from the Drosophila mauritiana strain mau12 chromosome 2L, ASM438214v1, whole genome shotgun sequence genome encodes:
- the LOC117136530 gene encoding cytoplasmic tRNA 2-thiolation protein 2, whose protein sequence is MCSIGEDDFGDDGAAHAMVVESLPLGIVLSPGNCSKCDVNSGELYKLNFRTAECRECFLAYARHKFRAALGAAKILPRNAEVLLVLDGSAESLVLLDMLHFAQTQNTFKRLHCNARVVYVEEQQVQGRDPVLLEALQNLSTQYAPFDFYVIELGALPSSMQRIKDYSPSLNANNELIHKLQKLRSLTARQDYLQQQRKNLICSVAQCLRSTHVFESNISVDLATQLLTAIALGRGGSAALDVALLDDRLSGDVKLLRPLKDLNEQEIQFYIHAQRLKPLFQKGSCFGREHGQTASLQNLTSAFVANLQQNYASTVSTVFRTGDKIAANSNPEQSSCVHCRSTLDSELSDTLLAIEYSRSVSEAGVSLYKSGHDLEGLAKKRLENKDGLCHACRAIQAELDSGNLL, encoded by the coding sequence ATGTGCAGCATTGGTGAAGATGATTTTGGAGACGATGGCGCCGCCCACGCCATGGTGGTTGAATCCCTACCATTAGGAATCGTCCTCAGTCCAGGGAATTGCAGCAAATGCGATGTAAACTCCGGCGAGCTCTACAAACTCAACTTCCGTACTGCGGAGTGCCGAGAATGCTTTCTAGCGTATGCGAGGCACAAGTTTCGCGCTGCTCTGGGAGCAGCCAAGATCCTGCCCAGAAACGCCGAGGTGCTCCTTGTCTTGGACGGATCCGCGGAGTCGCTCGTGTTGCTCGACATGTTACACTTCGCACAAACACAGAACACTTTCAAAAGACTTCATTGCAATGCACGTGTGGTCTACGTGGAGGAGCAGCAAGTGCAAGGGCGCGATCCTGTGCTCTTGGAAGCTCTGCAGAACTTATCAACACAATACGCACCGTTCGATTTCTATGTGATTGAACTGGGTGCCTTGCCCAGCTCCATGCAGCGGATCAAGGATTATAGTCCTTCTCTCAACGCAAACAACGAGCTTATCCACAAGCTTCAGAAACTGCGAAGTCTGACAGCGCGCCAGGATTACCTCCAGCAACAGCGCAAGAACCTGATCTGCTCCGTGGCTCAGTGTCTGCGATCTACACACGTCTTCGAATCTAATATAAGTGTTGACTTAGCCACCCAGCTGCTTACTGCAATAGCGCTAGGTCGTGGCGGTAGTGCCGCCTTGGATGTGGCTCTCCTCGACGATCGGCTGTCTGGAGATGTTAAGCTGCTGCGACCTCTCAAGGACCTAAATGAGCAGGAGATTCAATTTTACATACATGCACAGCGACTAAAGCCACTGTTCCAAAAAGGCTCATGTTTTGGGAGGGAGCATGGACAGACTGCCAGCTTACAGAACCTTACATCAGCCTTTGTGGCCAATCTTCAGCAAAACTATGCCTCCACAGTATCCACAGTGTTCCGAACTGGCGACAAAATAGCTGCCAATTCCAATCCAGAGCAGTCCTCTTGTGTTCACTGCCGATCTACGCTGGACTCCGAACTATCCGACACTCTGCTGGCTATTGAGTACTCCAGATCTGTTTCAGAGGCCGGCGTAAGCCTGTACAAAAGCGGACATGATCTCGAGGGCTTGGCCAAGAAGAGACTAGAGAACAAGGATGGTTTGTGCCACGCATGCCGCGCCATACAGGCCGAGTTGGATAGTGGTAACTTGTTGTAG